One segment of Podarcis muralis chromosome 17, rPodMur119.hap1.1, whole genome shotgun sequence DNA contains the following:
- the C17H12orf57 gene encoding protein C10 — protein sequence MSSLQRPVAASAQAQPVSLTAEQAKVVLAEVIKAFGAPENAQRMEEARDNACNDMGKMLQFLLPVATQIQQDVIKAYGFSNDGEGVLKFARLIKSYESQDPEIASMSGKLKSMFLPPMTLPPHGTGAGGVAAS from the exons ATGTCCAGCCTGCAGCGCCCCGTGGCCGCCTCGGCCCAGGCCCAGCCCGTCTCCCTAACAGCCGAGCAAGCCAAAG TGGTTCTGGCTGAAGTGATCAAGGCATTTGGTGCGCCGGAAAACGCCCAGCGCATGGAGGAGGCGAGGGACAACGCCTGCAATGACATGGGGAAGATGCTGCAGTTCCTGCTGCCTGTGGCTACCCAGATCCAGCAGGATGTGATCAAAGCCTATGGGTTCAGCAATGATGGGGAAG GAGTCCTAAAGTTTGCCCGATTGATAAAATCGTACGAGTCTCAGGATCCCGAGATTGCAAGCATGTCTGGGAAGCTAAAATCCATGTTCCTGCCTCCAATGACACTGCCCCCCCATGGGACTGGGGCAGGGGGTGTGGCAGCATCATGA